The nucleotide window GATAACTTCTGACTTAACAGCGCGGTCTTCTAAACGAATCTTATCGCGTACAATTGTGACAACGTGACTTTTTGCATCTTTACCATCTGGCAGGATCTGTAGCTTAACTTTGGTCCCTTTCGGTCCTTTGATTAATTGCACTACATCGTCTAAACGCCAGCCGATAACATCAACAATCTCTTCGCCATATTGACCGACACCAACAATACGATCGCCGTCGCTCAATTGTTTGCTGTTTGACGCAGGGCCACCAGCAACGAGAGATCGAATAACGGTGTAGTCGTCAGTCATCTGAAGTACAGCACCAATACCTTCTAGAGATAGATTCATCTCTGATTGGAATTGCTCTGCATTTCTTGGAGAGAGGTAGCTGGTGTGAGGATCAACTTCACGCGCAAATGCGTTCATGTAGATTTGGAAAGCATCTTCATTATGCGATTGCGTGATACGCTTCATCGCATTGTTGTAACGCTTTTCCAAAACTTCTTGAATCTCTGGCCATTCTTTACCAGTAAGTTTTAGATTCAACGCATCGTATTTAACACGCTTCCTCCAAAGCTCATTCACTTCGGCGATATCTTTCGGCCATTCCGCTTCATTGCGATTGAGCTCAATACTTTCATCGGTATCAAACTTAATCTCAGTGTCTAGCAAAGACAGCGCATACTGAAAACGTTCAAAACGCTTCTGCATAGAAAGATTATAAACATCGAAAGCAATCTGGTTATTACCCGCTTTCAGCTGATCATCAATTTGAACAGATGATGAGGAGAAAGAGTCAATATCAGCTTGAGTGAAGATATTACGATTATAATCCAGCATCTCTAAATAACGATTAAAGATAGCTTGAGAGAAATCATCGTTGAGATTGAAGTGTTTATAGTGAGAACGAGTAAATCGAGAAGTAACACGTTTACTAGCAGTTTCGTGTTGGGCCTCAGGAACGAGTAAAGGTAAATCGTCCTGATCTAATTTGGCTTCAAGAGCCTGAGCTGAAGCTGCTAGACAAAAGCTAGCAGCAATCAGTGTCAATTTTGAACGGCATTTCATGCGTAGGAGTATCTCCTTTAAGCGCGCAAGTGCTCCGCTTTAACAACCATTTGTAGGCCGTTTGCTAACTGAACACGCACATCTTCCTTATTGATTTCAACAATGGTCGCAGCCATGTTTCCTGTACCCATGTTCACATTTACTTCTTTGCCAGCGATGAATTCGTCAGCGTTCAAAGCGCGTGTTTCTACAGGCTTTTCTACTTTCGGTGCTTTAGGCGCTTGACGACGAGGCTGTTGAGCTTTCTTCGCCTTAGCTTTCGCTTTGCCTTCTTCACGAGCTTTCTGTGCTTGTTCTTTACGACGAGCCTGAACTTTCGCTTTGCTTTCTGCAAGTGTAGCTTTAGCGTGCTCAACGTGCTCTTCTTCTAACGTGCCACACGTGTTGCCGTCTAGGTCAACACGATCTGCGCCAGCTTTTACGCCGTGCAGGTAACGCCATGATGATGTGTACTGTCTTAACGCTGCACGAAGCTGAGTCTTACTTACTTTTTCGTCTTCATTTAGACGTTCAGCAAGATCTTGAAAAATACCAATTTTAAGTGGTTTTGCTTCACCTTCTAGAGTAAAGCATTTAGGGAAACATTCAGCAATATATGCGATAACTTCTTTGCTGTTTTTTAACTTTTCAGTGTTTTCCATGTGGGTTCCTGGTTTTTGCGGTTTTCCGCGAGCATTAAGAAAATATTTTTACGTATTATAGAGAGATGCTTGGGAAAAACCACAGTAAGAGAATAATTTATGCCTTGTTCGCGTGCGAATTAAGCACCTTTTCCACTTCAGCCATAAAAAATGTCAATCCGTCTTCATCAATTTGAGAAAAACGACCAATATTTGGACTATCGATATCAAGAACACCCACAACTTTGCCATCGATAGAGAATGGAATAACGATTTCTGAGTTACTTGCAGCGTCACAAGCGATGTGACCTTCGAACTCATGCACATCATGAATACGCTGAACTGTGTTTGTCGCAACCGCAGTTCCACACACACCGCGCCCTACCGGAATTCGAACGCAAGCAGGTTGACCTTGGAATGGACCCAGTACTAGTTCGTCTTTTTCCTTAGCTAGGTCTTGCTTGATTAAATAGAAACCCGCCCAATTCAGTTCATCCAATTCCATGAATAATAATGAACTAATATTTGCAAGATTTGCAATTAGATCGGTTTCAGATTCAATTAATGCAACGGCTTGTTTGGTTAAGCGTTGGTAATGTTCTATTTTCATATTAACTTCCAATTAAATTGAGACTTCCATTATCAAGAGAACGCAGTAAAATGCGGCCATCAAACTAAATAGGACTTATTCTCATTAGAATGAACAATTCAGAAGACACTATTAGCCGTTCTTGGTTGATAACTCAAGTAAAAAAACACAAGTCCAAATTACTGTTTGCTAACTTTGTTGCCATTATTGCAACCTTAATTAGTGTCCCTATCCCTCTGCTTATGCCACTCATGGTCGACGAAGTTTTGCTTGATAAGCCAGCTTCAGGGTTAGAGATGATGAATCACCTACTTCCAGTCTCGCTGCAAACCCCAACTGGCTATATTGCTCTTACTCTCTTGTTGGTTATCCTGATGCGCTCTGCTAGCCAAGCGTTGAATATTCTACAAGGTCGTCAATTTACTTTGGTTTCCAAAACGATCACCTACCAAATGCGTAGCAAGATGATCGATAAACTTGGCCGCATTAGCATCCGACAATACGAGACCAAAGGCAGCGGCGGGATTAATGCTCACCTTATTACAGACATAGAGACTATTGATAAGTTCATTGGCTCGACTCTTTCTAAATTTATCATCAGCTTCTTAACGGTGCTGGGTACCGCTATCGTCTTACTATGGTTAGAGTGGCGTTTAGGGCTGTTCATTCTACTGGTCAATCCTGTTGTTATTTATTTTTCTCGTAAACTCGGTAGCCGTGTTAAACACCTCAAGAAATACGAGAATCAGTCTTTTGAGCGTTTTCAGAATCGCCTAGTTGAGACTTTAGATGGCATCTATCAACTTCGTGCCGCTAACAAAGAGCGTATCTTTCTCGATGAACTGAAAGTTCAAGCAAACCAAGTAAGAATCGATGCCGATAAATACGCGTGGCAATCTGAAGCCGCAGGTCGAGTGTCCTTTTTATTGTTTCTATTAGGTTTTGAACTGTTCCGTGCTGTGGCAATGCTGATGGTATTATTTAGTGATTTAACCATTGGCCAAATTTTCGCAGTATTCGGCTATTTGTGGTTCATGCTAGGCCCTGTTCAAGAGTTGTTAGGGATTCAGTTTTCGTGGTATAGCGCGAAGGCAGCGCTTCAACGTATTAACGACCTACTGCTACTTGAAGAAGAGCATCGTCCGGTGAGTAAAGTAAACCCGTTCAATGAACATCAAGAAGTGACCGTCGATATTGAAGATGTTACATTCTCTTACACATTAGAAAACACTGTTTTAAATAGGCTATCCTTACACATACCTGCGGGTAAAAAGGTCGCTCTAGTCGGTGCCAGTGGCGGAGGTAAATCGACATTAATACAGTTACTGATTGGGGTTTATCAAGCCGACTCTGGTTGTATTCGTTATAACGGTGAAACAACGGACGACATCAGCTTTGATGTAATTCGTAATCAAATTGCCGTTGTTTTACAGCAACCTATACTTTTTAATGACACATTGAGGCATAATCTGACCCTCGGCGCCGAATACGATGAAATGTCGCTATGGCGTGCGCTTGAAGTGTCTCAGATGCAAGATGTGATTAAGCAGCTAAGTAACGGTTTGGATACTCAAATTGGTAGGAATGGCGTTCGACTGTCTGGTGGTCAACGACAACGCTTAGCGATCGCCCGCATGGTGCTGAGTAATCCTAAGTTTGTTATTCTTGACGAAGCGACATCTGCACTGGATACAGCAACAGAGTCAGCACTGCATAAAGCACTAAGCGAGTTTTTGAAAGATCGCACAACTTTGATAGTGGCTCATCGATTATCAGCGGTGAAACAGGCCGATCTAATCTATGTTTTAGAAGATGGGCAAGTCACACAGACGGGAACGCATGGTGAATTGGTTGAACAACAAGGACTATATCAAACACTCTATGGCAGTGTGCAATCGCACGCCTGATATTTATTGTTCTAGGGACTTAAATCAGTGTAGTTCTAGGCATTTAAATCAGCTTAAAAGTCTGATTAGTGTTTCAACTTGGGAGGTCGCGTGACCTCCCCATCCGAAACCAACTCTTTATCGACTCAGCACCAGTTGTCAACTGAGTCTCCGTTGACAACTAAGTCTACGTTAGCAACTAAGTCTCCGTTAAGAACCGAGCACCAGTGCGACAGCAGCTCTGTACGTCTGTGTCAAGGCTGCGAACTCCCCGTTGATAAAATGGAGATCCCTCTGGGGAAATCCGCATATTGTCCAAGGTGTGGCACCCAGCTTTACCGAGGCGGTACACCTAGCCTGTCTGGAAACCTAGCAATCGCGATTACCTGCTTATTGCTATTTATCCCCTCACACTTTTTTGAATTTATCAGTATTCGTCTTATTGGCGTCATGATACCTGCGACGTTACCATCAGGTGTCTTTACTTTAATGGGTGAAGGCTTCCCTCTACTAGGCCTACTCATCCTATTCTGTAGTTCGATCGCCCCGTTACTCGTTTGTACCTCTGTACTCGTCACTCATGCAGCACTGCGCTTTAAGATTTTCACGCCATTTAGGTATGCGTTATCCATCATCCAGACATTAAAGCATTGGATGATGTTGGATGTATTTCTGGTAAGTTTGGCTGTCTCATGCTTCAAACTGCAGGATTACTCCGATATTTTTGTCGGCCCTGGTTTAGTTGGATTGATTTTACTGCAGCTTTTCAGTGTATTACTGGTAAGCCGTATCAGTGTGCGTCGCTATTGGGAAGCTTGGGCTCAAGAGTCTGATTACTCTTTTGTAGAAAGTAAGAACGTACACTGCCACAACTGCCATCTTTCTCAACCTGAAGGTCATACTTGCGTACGTTGTCACCATGACTTATATCACCGTAAGCCCTACTCTATACAGAAGACATGGGCTCTATTGTTTGCTGCGTCAGTGGCTATCGTACCAGCCAACGTTATTCCTATTTCTATCCTTATTACAAACGGACAAAGGTTAGAAGACACGATAATTTCTGGTGTCGCTTCGCTAATCAATAGCGACATGTATGGCATCGCAGCGATCATTTTTATTGCCAGTATCGTCGTGCCTGTTGCGAAAATACTTGGCCTAACGTACATCTTAATTTGTATCAAGATGAAGCGCGCGGTTTACCACAGGCAGCGCATGACCATCTATTTCATTGTGAAGTGGGTGGGAAAATGGTCGGTGATGGATCTGTTCGTTATTTCGATCATGATGACCTTGGTCGACCGTGGACAGATTTTAAACTTTACACCAGGTTATGGTGCAGTCGCTTTTGGTGTCGTTGTTGTTCTCACGATGCTGGCAGCGGAAAGCTTAGATCCTAGGCTAATTTGGGATAACTACACCTCTAAAGATGAGTCAGTGAATGAACAACGATAACCAATCACAAACATCATATTCACCAGAAGTAAGAAAAAACAAAGGCATCTCACCTTTGTGGATTCTGCCGATATTAACCGTCGCCTTAGCCGGTTGGTTGGTCATGAAATCGATACACGATGCAGGGCAACGTGTGCAGATATACTTCTCAGATGCCGCAGGTTTAGTCGCAGGTCGAACAACGATTCGTTACCAAGGATTAGAGGTGGGTATGGTACGCGACATCACCTTGTCAAAAGATTTATCGAGTATCTATGTCGATGCTGACATCTACCCAGAAGCGAAAAAGTTACTTTCAAAGGGCACACGTTTCTGGCTCGTAAAACCAACGGCGAGTTTGTCTGGTATCTCAGGGTTAGACGCGCTTGTTTCGGGTAACTACATTGCTATTCATCCTAGCGAAACCAAAGAAGAACCAGAAACCGTTTTCCAAGCCCTAGAATCGTCCCCTTCTGATTTACTCGCTTCTGAAGGTTTGAACATTTCACTGACGACCAAAGATCTGGGCGGTGTGTCTGTTGGCTCTCAAATCGTTTATCGTAAAATTCCAATTGGTGAGGTTTACAACTACCAGTTAAACGACAACGCGAAGTCCGTTACGATCCAAGCGTCGATTAAAGATGAATACAGCCATATCATTACCGACCAAAGTCGTTTTTGGAATGTCAGTGGTTTAGGTGCAAGTATTGGTTTTTCTGGTGTTGATGTTCGTTTAGAGAGCCTAAGTGCATTGCTTGGTGGTTCAATTGCAGTTGACTCTCCCGGAGAAGGTCAGCCCGTCGAGATGAACACCAAGTTCAAGCTCTACCCAGATTTGAAAACCGCCGGTCGTGGCATCTCTATCAAGATCGCCGTGCCAGATGACAACAAGATCAGCGCAACAGGCGCTCCAATCATGTATCGAGGCATCGAAATAGGTCAGATCACTGATTTATCTTTAAGCGAAGGTCGCGAAAACGTGGTTGCATCTGCCGCTATCCAACCGGCATTCAGCGACTTTTTAAATAGCGGGAGTAAATTCGTTTTAGAAGAAGCTGAATTGTCACTCACTGGTATGAAAAACATTGCCAACTTAGTGACAGGTAACTTTTTAACCTTGGTACCGGGCGAAGGTGAAAAAGCGCGTCGATTTACTGCGATTCGTAAAAACGAGTTCAGTCAGGAACAAGAAAAGTCAGTCGCGATTCGCTTAACATCGAACAATTCATTCGGATTAGATGTCGGTACACAACTGCTCTACAAAGGCATTGCCGTTGGCTCTATCATTCAAGTTGGCTTAGTTGATGGTGTTGGCACTGGCTCTGACAAGCACGAAGTGTTTATGGATGCGCTTATCGATAACGAATATGCGCACCTAATCAAAAGCCACAACCGTTTCTTTGTGACAGGCAGTGCGACCGCAGAGCTGACCGAATCAGGTCTAAGTGTTACGGTTCCACCGGCAAAGCAGCTTCTTACTGGCTCGATCAGCTTTGTGAGTGAAGGTAAACCTGAAGCTCGAACTGACTACCAACTTTTCCAAAGCAAATCGTTAGCAGAAATCGCTAAGTTTAATCAGTCAGGATCAAAGACGCTTTCGTTATTTGCTAGTGAGTTACCTTCAATTTCTAAAGGCAGCCCACTGCTCTACCGTAACCTACAAGTGGGTAGTATTTCGGATTTTCAGCTTGCAGATGGTGGTGTAAGAATCAAAGTCACGATCGAAAATCGTTACACGCACTTACTCAATAAACATACCGTTTTCTGGAACCGCTCAGGCGTTGAGATTGATGCTTCGCTATCGGGTATTAGTATTAAAGCAGCACCCGTTAAAACGCTAATTCAAGGTGGCATTGCTTTTGATTCGCTTCCCGGTATAGACAATAAGCTTGGCGATGTGTGGAAGCTGTACAAAGATTCTAAATCCGCTCGAAAATTTGGCCGCGCGATTACGATTACCTCTTCTGGCGATCAAGAAGTCAGCAAGGGTATGGCGATCAAATACCAAGGTGTCACTGTTGGTGAGGTTACTTTGGTGATTCCTAACTTCAACAAAGGCGGCATTGAAATTACCGCGCGAATCTTACCGGAGTACGTTGACAAAATTGCCGTGGCGAACAGTCACTTCTGGTTGGCAGAACCTGAGATCGGCCTTAATGGCATCAAAAACGTCTCTGCGCTTCTCTCTAAGCACATCAACGTAGATCCGGGCAATGGTGACAGAAGTACGAAATTTAAGCTTAGCAAAGGACCAGTGCAGCCTGAAGGCAAGATATTCCAGCTACAAAGCGAAACGCGAGGCTCGGTGTCTGAAGGCACGCCTATCCTATTCCGTGAGCTAGAAATCGGTAGTGTTATCGATGTTCAACTAGGCGAGTTTGCTGACCGCATCATCTCTACGATTCAAATAGAACCTGACTACGCGTATCTGATCCGCGCAAACACTGTGTTCTGGAACGTGTCGGGTGTCGATGTTTCTATCGGTCTCTCTGGTGCAAACATCAAAGCAGGAACGGTAGACAGTTTATTAAGAGGCGGAATTACCTTCTCAACACCACCGACGAGTGAACTTCAGCCTGTGGCAAGCGAAGATCAGTCTTTCTATCTATACCCTCAAGCAGAAGATGAGTGGAAGTCATGGAGAACCGCGATTCCTCGCCCATAGAGTGAATCCTCAGAAGCTCCATGCAAATTAATACAGCTTAACGAAGATTAATTCTTCATCAAAATGCAGCCATTCGGCTGCATTTTTGTTGTTTGCCGTAAATATGGTTTAGGACGACCTCATTTTGCTTTAAACTCCCCGCATTAATGCAATAATTCGAGATACTCTTTTGCACGCTAACGTATATATTCCTGAAGAATTCCTAACGCACATCGAAGCGATCATGCCTAGTAACCTAGATATGGCTTCTTTTGTTGCCTCATGCCAAAAACCACTTCGTAAAAGTATTCGAGTCAACACACTGAAAATTAGTGTTGAAGACTTCCTAATACGAGCAAAAGAGAAAGGCTGGGAACTGGAACCTGTACCTTGGTGTGAAACGGGTTTTTGGATTACAGCCGATGAAAGTGAAGCGCCTCTAGGTAATACGGCAGAACACATGTCTGGTCTTTTCTACATCCAAGAAGCCAGTTCTATGATGCCACCTTCGGCACTTTTCCAAGGCGAAGCTGATTACCAAGCCGTGCTAGATACTGCTGCTGCACCCGGATCTAAAACAACGCAAATCGCTGCGCTAATGAATAATCGCGGCGTGTTGGTTGCCAATGAATACGCTGCAAGCCGTGTGAAAGTACTTCACGCCAACATCGAACGTTGTGGCGTTCGTAATGCCGCACTCAGTAACTTCGATGGTCGAGTTTTCGGTGGTTGGTTGCCAGAACAGTTTGATGCTGTCTTACTGGATGCACCCTGCTCTGGCGAAGGTACCATTCGTAAAGACGCTGATGCGATGAAGAACTGGACGTATCAATCTGTAGTCGATATTGCCGACACGCAAAAAGACCTAATTGAAAGTGCATTCCATGCTCTTAAACCTAATGGTGTTTTGGTTTACTCAACATGTACGTTAAGCACTGAAGAGAACCAACAAGTGTGCCATCACCTAAAAGAAACCTTTGGTGATGCGGTTGAGTTTGAATCTCTTGAATCACTGTTCGACAACGCAAAAGCAACGACTACTGAAGAAGGCTTTCTTCACATCTTCCCTCAGGTGTATGACTCTGAAGGTTTCTTTGTTGCACGTATCCGTAAACTAGCGTCTGTGACTCCACCAGAAGTTAAAAAACGCATGGGGAAATTCCCATTTGAAAAAGCGTCAAAGAAAGCTCAACAAGAAGTCGCTGAACAACTGCTGGGCGCACTCGATATCGAACTACCAAGTGATACTCAAGTTTGGATCCGAGATAAAGACGTTTGGCTGTTCCCTGAGGCGCTAGAGCCTATGATCGGTGCATTCCGTTTCTCTCGTATGGGCATCAAGATCGCAGAGACCCATAAAAAAGGTTACCGATGGCAACACCAAGTCGCGACAACACTCGCGACAGGTAATGAAGTTAACATCGTAGATCTCAACATCGAAGATGCTCGAGAATGGTTCATGGGCCGAGACGTTCGCCCAGAAGGCTTGTCAGGCAAAGGCGAAGTGCTAATAAAATACAACGGCGCAATCATCGGCCTTGGTAAATGGGTAGGTAACCGAGTGAAGAATGGCTTACCAAGAGAACTAGTACGCGACAAAAACCTTTTCTAGTCGTTCGATTAAAGCTCTCACTGTACTGAGAAAAACAAAAAGCCCAAACAATCTTCATTGTTTGGGCTTTTTCTATTCTTGTCGGCTAGTTCATTTCAAGGGAAGCACTGTAAAATCAACACTTAATTACATAAATATCAATTCAAGTCGCTATTTCCAATAACAAAAATCGCTTATTAGGAAATTTAAACTAGACTTCAGTCTAACAGTCAAAGAATTAGAACGATTAGCGTAGGCTCTTCGGAGCCCTTTCCCCTAAGCCCAAACAGGAAGGTTTGGGCTTTTTTTTTGCCGACAAGCTCGCTTATTTAACTAGGCTGATGCCTTCTTTGTCGATAGTGATCTTGCCAGACTTGTACAAACCACCAATTGTCTTCTTGAACGTACCTTTGCTGGTTCTGAATGCAGAGAAAATAACTTCCGGAGAAGATTTATCATTCAAAGGTAAGTAACCACCTTTCTTCTCAAGCAGATCGAGAACCTTAGTGCTTAGGTCATCCATTTTAGCCACACCAATTTTCTGAAGAGACAAGTCAATCTTACCGTCTTCTTCACGAACGTTTTTAATGTAGCCTTTTAGCGCTTTACCTATGAACAGCTTACCGATGATGTCTGATGGGAAAATCATGCCCCAATGCTCACCGTTCACGATCGCTTTGTAACCTAACTGGCTGCGCTCAGCGATAATGAGATCCACTTGCTCGTTTTGCTTATAAGTCGCAGGCGTGTTGTCTAACCACTTGTTGAACTTTGTTGTACCTACAATGCGGCTAGATGCTTTATCGATATACACATATACTAAGATTGACTGACCTTCGTTTAAACGGCCACGTTGCTCGCTGAAAGGAACAAGAAGGTCTTTACCTTTCACGCCCCAGCTCATGAATGCACCGGTGCTGTTTACGCCTTCAACCGTCATCAAGCCAAACTGCCCCACTTGAGCAATTGGTTTTTCAGTCGTTGCAGCAATCTGGTTGTCAGAATCAATGTATAAGAAAACATCCAGTTTTTGACCAATTTCAACACCTTCAGGAGTAAATCGTTTTGGCAGCAACACGGTTCCATAGTCGCTAGCGTCAAGGAATACACCGAAGTCGGCTTGCTTTACTACTTCTAAGTTGTTTATTTGACCAATATTAATCATCAAGATTTTCTCTACTTTAAATTTGGCGGTGATTATACGTGATCTCTGATATGCTTTCGCTAGTTTCATTCATATTTTTACATTCTAGGAGACATCGTTGATCACCGTTGATAAACAAGATGCGATAACACTCAAAATTAACCATGCAATGGCGAAGACCAAAAAGCTCGACATGGACGTTTATCTATTCATTCCCGGTGAACTCGGACTCACTCCCGAAGTACTTTCTGAAAGTGCCTTTTTCTACAGCTCAATTACTCAAAAGCGCGCCTACTACAGTGACAAGACACTGTTACCTTTGGTACACAGTCGCTTGGCAAAACGTGGACGCTTATCAACGACACAGTATCGTGTGAGTTTGAGTTTGTTCGCGTATCAATATGTTATTGCTTTAGATAAAGCCGTGAGCAGTTTAAATAAGACTGATAGTGACGACGTAACAGCGGATGAGGTTGATGAAGTTATTGAGCTCGCGTTAGACATCTTGAAGAAGCTTCGCCGAAGTATTCCTTATGAAGAAAACCTCAAACGCTACTACGCAAACATTGATAACTATCTTTCTTGGTACACAGAGCAAAAGTTCTTATCTCTGGTCTCTCATATGCCGCGTGGCAGCGAATACTCGACGATAAAAGAGCGACTCTTGACTTTGTGTGACAAAGAGACTGCCCATCGTAAACTTAATCGCTATAACTCAGCCAAGGTTCGTGAAGACGTAACGCGCCTGAGTAACAAGATGCGACTGCTGCGACGCTTGATAGAGCACCCTATCGTACTCAAGGAGAAGACCACCTCCATGGGTAAAAACGTTAAGCGTGCCGTTAAAGGTATTGCGACAGGCTTAGTCATGGTGGTCGTGACGACAACCGTCATATTGGCTCGTGATTTTCTGGGAGAGATTACCGCTTCTTTCATCGTGTCGATGTCATTTATCTACGCACTGCGTGAAATATTTAAAGATGACTTGAGAGACATCCTTTGGCGTTGGCTTCGTAAAGGCAAACCCAAGTGGAAGCG belongs to Vibrio splendidus and includes:
- a CDS encoding CvfB family protein; amino-acid sequence: MKLAKAYQRSRIITAKFKVEKILMINIGQINNLEVVKQADFGVFLDASDYGTVLLPKRFTPEGVEIGQKLDVFLYIDSDNQIAATTEKPIAQVGQFGLMTVEGVNSTGAFMSWGVKGKDLLVPFSEQRGRLNEGQSILVYVYIDKASSRIVGTTKFNKWLDNTPATYKQNEQVDLIIAERSQLGYKAIVNGEHWGMIFPSDIIGKLFIGKALKGYIKNVREEDGKIDLSLQKIGVAKMDDLSTKVLDLLEKKGGYLPLNDKSSPEVIFSAFRTSKGTFKKTIGGLYKSGKITIDKEGISLVK